A part of Amphiprion ocellaris isolate individual 3 ecotype Okinawa chromosome 16, ASM2253959v1, whole genome shotgun sequence genomic DNA contains:
- the rgs17 gene encoding regulator of G-protein signaling 17 — translation MPRSVSGVEMRKRQAAHIEAPPQAPGQPRPNTCCLCWCGCCKCLWNEDRMERSERQTCTKMDSIEAAEEQHPSLDEVLSWARSFEMMLRSLEGREIFREFLRSEYSEDNLLFWLACDELKKETNPSVVDEKARIIYEDYVSILSPKEVSLDSRVREGINQSLAEPSNLMYEEAQLQIYTLMHRDSYPRFLNSSVYRDLLASRRRTCLDT, via the exons ATG CCCCGGAGTGTGAGTGGAGTGGAGATGAGAAAAAGGCAGGCGGCTCATATCGAGGCCCCACCCCAGGCCCCTGGACAGCCCCGACCCAACACCTGCTGCCTCTGCTGGTGCGGCTGCTGCAAGTGTCTCTG GAATGAAGACAGAATGGAGAGGAGTGAAAGACAGACCTGCACCAAGATGGACAGTATTGAAGCTGCTGAAGAACA ACACCCCAGTCTGGACGAGGTGCTGTCGTGGGCTCGGAGCTTTGAGATGATGCTGCGCTCGCTGGAGGGTCGGGAGATCTTCCGGGAGTTCCTGCGCTCCGAGTACAGCGAGGACAACCTGCTCTTCTGGTTGGCCTGCGACGAGCTGAAGAAGGAGACGAATCCCTCAGTGGTGGATGAAAAGGCCAGGATCATATACGAAGACTACGTGTCCATATTGTCACCCAAAGAG GTGAGTCTGGACTCGCGGGTCAGAGAAGGAATCAACCAGAGCCTGGCGGAGCCCAGTAACCTCATGTACGAGGAGGCCCAGCTCCAGATCTACACCCTGATGCACCGCGACTCCTACCCCCGTTTCCTCAACTCCTCCGTTTACAGAGACCTCCTGGCCAGCAGGAGGCGCACCTGCCTCGACACCTAG